Proteins from a genomic interval of Armatimonadia bacterium:
- a CDS encoding PIG-L family deacetylase has translation MELKNPGAELFIPDEIPEDEAFDRTVCLGIAAHQDDQEIMSYHGIIECFQRDDKWFGGVIVTDGAGAPRADIYARYSDRMMVNVRHKEQKKAAYLGEYAFQALLRYPSSSVKDPDDEAVTEELWTIIDRARPRRIYTHCLTDKHDTHVAVAVRVIQACRQLPEEAKPREVWGCEVWRDLDWMPDAEKVILDCSSHENLQAALLSLFDSQVCGGKRYDLATMGRRRAHATYHESHGVDVGELLNFAMDLTPLIYDPSLDIKHFVDGQINRFREDVMARLSKALK, from the coding sequence ATGGAACTGAAGAACCCTGGCGCTGAGCTCTTCATACCCGACGAGATTCCTGAGGACGAGGCTTTTGACCGAACTGTATGCCTGGGCATCGCCGCCCACCAGGATGACCAGGAGATCATGTCCTACCACGGCATCATTGAGTGCTTCCAACGCGACGACAAGTGGTTCGGCGGGGTCATCGTGACCGATGGCGCCGGCGCACCACGGGCGGATATCTACGCCCGCTACAGTGACCGGATGATGGTCAACGTCCGCCACAAGGAGCAGAAGAAGGCTGCCTACCTCGGAGAGTATGCCTTCCAGGCTCTCCTGCGCTATCCCAGCTCCTCCGTGAAGGACCCGGACGACGAAGCGGTCACCGAAGAGCTCTGGACCATCATCGACCGCGCTCGACCGCGACGCATCTACACCCACTGCCTGACCGACAAGCACGACACCCACGTCGCAGTGGCTGTGCGAGTGATCCAGGCCTGCCGTCAGCTTCCCGAGGAGGCGAAGCCCAGGGAGGTCTGGGGCTGTGAGGTCTGGCGCGACCTCGACTGGATGCCGGATGCCGAGAAGGTCATCCTGGACTGCTCCAGTCACGAGAACCTGCAGGCCGCGCTCCTGTCTCTCTTCGACTCCCAGGTCTGCGGGGGGAAGCGGTACGACCTCGCCACCATGGGCCGACGTCGCGCCCATGCCACCTACCACGAGTCCCACGGCGTCGACGTCGGTGAGCTGCTCAACTTCGCCATGGACCTCACGCCACTGATCTACGACCCCTCTCTGGACATCAAGCACTTCGTCGATGGCC